In a genomic window of Acidilobus saccharovorans 345-15:
- a CDS encoding (Fe-S)-binding protein, with protein sequence MSYRDQLLSEANKCVYCGFCESVCPTQPFGPHRGYGPRGRVTLLRELLEGRASLSDEVLSSFYSCLLCNACSTVCPARIRVGDLMRMARAMLWGSPVISSNAAVRTR encoded by the coding sequence TTGAGCTACAGGGACCAGCTGCTGAGCGAGGCCAACAAGTGCGTGTACTGCGGCTTCTGCGAGAGCGTCTGCCCTACCCAGCCCTTTGGGCCGCACAGGGGCTACGGTCCCAGGGGCAGGGTCACCCTGCTGAGGGAGCTCCTGGAGGGCCGCGCGAGCCTAAGTGACGAGGTGCTGTCAAGTTTCTACAGCTGCCTGCTATGCAATGCCTGCTCAACAGTATGCCCAGCCAGGATCAGGGTTGGGGACCTGATGAGGATGGCCAGGGCGATGCTGTGGGGCAGCCCCGTGATCAGCTCTAACGCGGCGGTGAGAACGAGATGA
- a CDS encoding radical SAM protein, whose product MSQEGYDPLQRAEAVRRLVTREVNGVEQRLYYRFRADRWYGGIATGDVIGCDLSCGFCWSWRFRDNISLGKFMTPQQAFNAIYSIAKSKGFTQVRLSGAEPTISRRHLLDLIELFDERGITFVLETNGLLIGNDPSYAKDLAAHPNVVVRVSFKGTNAEEFHRLTGARAEFFELQFRAIESLVSAGLEPGREVYAAAMIGFSDDNSIRDFVRRLASIDERLADVDWEYVILYRHVEEQLRRLGLRPRRAVTPDNIPVSMI is encoded by the coding sequence TTGAGCCAGGAGGGCTACGACCCCCTTCAGAGGGCTGAGGCCGTCAGGAGGCTGGTTACGAGGGAGGTTAACGGCGTGGAGCAGAGGCTATACTATAGGTTCAGGGCTGATAGGTGGTATGGCGGCATAGCCACCGGTGACGTCATAGGCTGCGACCTCTCGTGCGGCTTCTGTTGGAGCTGGCGCTTCAGGGACAACATATCCCTTGGTAAATTTATGACGCCTCAGCAGGCCTTCAACGCCATATACTCAATAGCCAAGTCCAAGGGCTTCACGCAGGTCAGGTTGAGCGGCGCGGAGCCCACCATAAGCAGGAGGCACCTGCTCGACCTAATAGAGCTCTTTGACGAGAGGGGGATAACCTTCGTACTTGAGACCAACGGCCTCCTAATAGGAAACGACCCCTCATACGCCAAGGACCTCGCAGCTCACCCAAACGTCGTGGTCAGGGTGTCGTTCAAGGGAACCAACGCGGAGGAGTTCCACAGGCTCACGGGGGCCAGGGCTGAGTTCTTTGAGCTTCAGTTCAGGGCCATTGAGAGCCTGGTCTCGGCGGGCCTGGAGCCCGGCAGGGAGGTCTACGCGGCCGCCATGATAGGCTTCAGCGACGACAACTCCATAAGGGACTTCGTGAGGAGGCTAGCCTCAATAGATGAGAGGCTCGCTGACGTGGACTGGGAGTACGTCATACTTTACAGGCACGTTGAGGAGCAGCTCAGGAGGCTGGGGCTAAGGCCGAGGAGGGCTGTTACCCCAGACAACATACCCGTGAGCATGATATGA
- a CDS encoding (Fe-S)-binding protein — translation MRGLKISSVLRFMRTYTLLTGYPVPAPPGFASQWSRGLDLKRRGSRYLLFTGALYQLVPYINATVRFLSLMESRGLSDLLDVAESLAKLRPSYLQGLVRPDPREVEEYNGILRSIASLLASSQVDFMYDPAVSNMYSGALLFDYGIADGLREHATKVAKAIESEGEVEGVITIDPHTTLTLMHYRELVGFDIKVVNYLELVKPRLSTQIKATIHDSCIYARDLGLADRVRSLLKGAGVSLVEPRNHGTRTSCCGGPVESLSPGLAEAIAVRRVRELREASDMAIAMCPICLSNLRRAGGSVVDIALVLNGLVKQ, via the coding sequence ATGAGGGGGCTTAAGATCTCCTCGGTCCTCAGGTTCATGAGAACTTACACGCTCCTCACAGGCTACCCGGTGCCGGCGCCGCCCGGCTTCGCCTCACAGTGGTCACGGGGCCTCGACCTGAAGAGAAGGGGCAGCAGGTATCTCCTGTTCACGGGGGCTCTCTATCAGCTGGTGCCCTACATCAATGCGACGGTGAGGTTCCTCAGCCTCATGGAGTCGCGGGGGCTGTCCGACCTGCTTGACGTCGCTGAGAGCCTCGCGAAGCTGAGACCCTCTTACCTTCAGGGACTTGTTAGGCCCGACCCCCGCGAGGTGGAAGAATATAATGGGATCCTTAGATCTATAGCCTCACTGCTGGCCAGCTCACAGGTGGACTTCATGTATGACCCTGCGGTCTCAAACATGTACAGCGGCGCTCTGCTCTTTGACTATGGGATAGCTGACGGCCTCAGGGAGCACGCGACGAAGGTAGCTAAGGCCATAGAGTCCGAGGGGGAAGTAGAGGGTGTAATAACCATAGATCCGCACACGACCCTCACCCTGATGCACTACAGGGAGCTCGTGGGCTTTGACATTAAAGTCGTCAACTACTTAGAGTTGGTCAAACCTAGGCTGTCCACCCAGATTAAAGCCACCATTCACGACTCATGTATATATGCGAGGGACCTAGGGCTCGCCGACAGGGTCAGGTCGCTGCTTAAGGGGGCAGGCGTTTCATTGGTGGAGCCAAGGAATCATGGCACCAGGACCTCGTGCTGCGGCGGGCCAGTGGAATCCCTCTCGCCTGGCCTGGCCGAGGCCATAGCTGTGAGGAGGGTCAGGGAACTCAGGGAGGCCTCTGACATGGCCATAGCTATGTGTCCCATATGCCTAAGTAACCTCAGGCGGGCCGGAGGATCTGTAGTAGATATAGCGTTGGTTCTGAATGGCTTAGTCAAGCAGTGA
- the thsA gene encoding thermosome subunit alpha, producing MAAAQGIPVLILKEGTQRSYGREAMRNNILAAQVLAEMLKTSLGPRGLDKMLIDSFGDVTVTNDGATIVKEMEVQHPAAKLLVEIAKAQDAEVGDGTTSVVVLAGALLEKAEALLEQNIHPSIIIDGYTKAMNKALEILDKIAMPVDVNNDENLRKIAYTTIGSKYAGQGPEKDKMVDLAVNAIKIVAEPKPEGGFNVDLDNIKIEKKKGESLMDSVLVRGIVLDKEVVHPGMPRRVEHAKIAVLDAPLEIQKPDITTKIRVSDVDQLDSFLDEETKILKDMVDQIAATGANVVITQKGIDDVAQHFLAKKGILAVRRAKRSDIEKLAKATGAKIVTSVRDLKPESLGYADLVEERKVGNDKMVFIEGAKNPRSVTILLRGANDMLLDEAERNLNDVLHALRNIMREPKIVGGGGAPEVEIAMQLRDYAATIGGKEQLAIEAFADALETIPSVLAESAGMDPLDTVMQLRSLHSKKLTFAGVDVLNSKTAENMLDINVYEPLLVKKQVIKGASEAAIALLKIDDLIAAAPPKEEKKGKEGEESPSSGSSGSS from the coding sequence ATGGCGGCAGCCCAAGGGATACCCGTGCTGATACTCAAGGAAGGAACCCAGAGGTCTTACGGCAGGGAGGCCATGAGGAATAATATACTAGCTGCCCAGGTCCTGGCAGAGATGCTTAAGACAAGCCTCGGGCCTCGCGGCCTGGATAAGATGCTAATAGACTCGTTCGGTGACGTCACAGTAACTAACGATGGCGCCACTATAGTTAAGGAGATGGAGGTCCAGCACCCCGCTGCCAAGCTCCTAGTTGAAATAGCTAAGGCCCAGGACGCTGAGGTGGGCGACGGCACCACCAGCGTCGTAGTACTCGCCGGGGCGCTGCTGGAGAAGGCCGAGGCCCTGCTGGAGCAGAACATACACCCGTCAATCATAATTGACGGCTACACCAAGGCCATGAATAAGGCCCTTGAGATCCTGGACAAGATAGCCATGCCTGTCGACGTGAACAATGACGAGAACCTCAGGAAGATAGCCTACACCACCATAGGCAGCAAGTACGCGGGCCAGGGGCCTGAGAAGGACAAGATGGTGGACCTGGCGGTTAACGCCATAAAGATAGTTGCCGAGCCCAAGCCAGAGGGCGGCTTCAACGTAGACCTTGACAACATCAAGATAGAGAAGAAGAAGGGAGAGAGCCTAATGGACTCCGTGCTCGTCAGGGGCATAGTCCTCGACAAGGAGGTCGTCCACCCAGGCATGCCAAGGAGGGTCGAGCACGCAAAGATAGCCGTGCTCGACGCCCCGCTTGAGATACAGAAGCCTGACATAACAACAAAGATAAGGGTAAGCGACGTCGACCAGCTCGACTCGTTCCTAGATGAGGAGACCAAGATACTTAAGGACATGGTAGACCAGATAGCCGCCACCGGCGCCAACGTTGTGATAACCCAGAAGGGAATTGACGACGTGGCCCAGCACTTCCTGGCGAAGAAGGGGATACTTGCCGTCAGGAGGGCCAAGAGGAGCGACATAGAGAAGCTGGCCAAGGCTACCGGTGCCAAGATAGTGACCAGCGTGAGGGACCTCAAGCCTGAGAGCCTGGGCTACGCTGACCTAGTCGAGGAGAGGAAGGTCGGCAATGACAAGATGGTCTTCATAGAGGGCGCCAAGAACCCCAGGAGCGTGACCATACTGCTCCGCGGAGCCAACGACATGCTACTTGACGAGGCTGAGAGGAACCTTAACGACGTGCTTCACGCACTGAGGAACATAATGAGGGAGCCAAAGATAGTGGGCGGCGGAGGTGCCCCAGAGGTTGAGATTGCCATGCAGCTCAGGGACTACGCTGCCACCATAGGAGGCAAGGAGCAGCTCGCCATAGAGGCCTTCGCAGACGCCCTTGAGACCATACCGAGCGTGCTGGCCGAGAGCGCCGGCATGGACCCGCTTGACACCGTGATGCAGCTCAGATCCCTGCACAGCAAGAAGCTCACATTCGCTGGCGTTGACGTACTTAACAGCAAGACTGCTGAGAACATGTTAGACATAAACGTTTACGAGCCTCTGTTGGTCAAGAAGCAGGTAATAAAGGGAGCCTCTGAGGCCGCCATAGCCCTGCTCAAGATAGATGACCTCATAGCCGCAGCGCCGCCGAAGGAGGAGAAGAAGGGCAAGGAGGGCGAGGAAAGCCCCTCAAGTGGCAGCAGCGGGAGCAGCTAA
- a CDS encoding adenosylcobalamin-dependent ribonucleoside-diphosphate reductase yields the protein MSSDAKQLELIRASLTRPELEDEAKKLLLLDIYSEVRQAYSGRAPNGGKVSELPACVNSICEDDMKFTYNAIRVLMSRYMTKDLRGRYIETPSMVMRRVALGFSGRVDPDSLYRAMIEGRFMFNSPTLFNMYADGAKGALSACYVTPVYDDMRGIMDGLTVQVMTFKYGGGEGFSFSELRPRGDVVAGTSGVASGPLSFMRLYDVSTDVVKQGGKRRGANMGILHDWHPDLYNPDYDPWKALASTLPPQVSAILEQYRKTLEQLEKDGYYEVDKTALEALTRLTSGWQSPEEAGFIQAKRAPMQDAFLTNFNISVGTHDAFMEAVINGQEWWMVNPRYSDEGDGIYRLHYSVSRATGEGRALRVLRESRIETPYMNVFEEVVERAKSRIPKDMDTSRRNPHGWHYPARRLWEEIVRGAWEGGDPGMIFLDNHNKWVPTPWLGAVAATNPCGEEPLYPYESCNLGSLSLDKYIRDGKFDLDSFAKDVDLAVDGLDAVIDYNRQPDQRQDLVNKFTRKVGLGIMGLANALAKLNIPYDSEEAVAFTMIAMAMIEAEAWKRSWELGSRLGHAPAFECRKFDWKELKCVEKADPEEMVNLLTPALLKAAEVASIRDGYLTVKYHDVKLSDYIMSQLEGESARRVSADGSVKLLKLEALERVLRDVFGVTEETLSEAERMRPQELAASPRHMLAMAIYDPARLWNALKDYGRSLGARAPRHTAVNTTAPTGTISIIAGTTSGIEPYFALVYLRRVTIGELWEVVREFRDRLYSAIAEAGAPAELGEKLLEAISRHKGSLRWALEDVEKAIRDAQLQEVDGKIVKANWDAEKLISRIKELAKLFATSMDFDVWYHIAHQAAAQLYTDQAISKTVNLPKDASVNAVATAYLTAWLTGLKGVTVYRDESKGVQVIYFGGQQRELNRVPVKLLKKPSMRMALIKRSMNAEEALADEKLGGLFKIKKDSNIVEVESDENSTCKTCNL from the coding sequence ATGAGCAGCGATGCAAAGCAGCTGGAGCTCATAAGGGCCTCGCTGACAAGGCCTGAGCTTGAGGATGAGGCTAAGAAGCTGCTGCTGTTAGACATATACTCAGAGGTCAGGCAGGCCTACAGCGGGCGTGCCCCTAACGGCGGCAAGGTCTCCGAGCTTCCTGCGTGCGTAAATAGCATATGTGAAGACGACATGAAGTTTACCTACAACGCCATCAGGGTCCTCATGAGCAGGTACATGACCAAGGACCTGAGGGGGAGGTACATAGAGACCCCCTCGATGGTAATGAGGAGGGTGGCCCTGGGCTTCAGCGGAAGGGTTGACCCCGACTCCCTCTACAGGGCTATGATAGAGGGCAGGTTCATGTTTAACTCGCCGACGCTCTTCAACATGTACGCTGACGGCGCAAAGGGCGCACTGAGCGCCTGTTACGTGACCCCCGTGTATGACGACATGAGGGGCATTATGGACGGCCTCACCGTCCAGGTCATGACGTTCAAGTACGGCGGCGGCGAGGGCTTCAGCTTCTCGGAGCTGAGGCCAAGGGGTGACGTGGTGGCGGGGACCAGCGGCGTGGCCAGCGGCCCCCTGAGCTTCATGAGGCTCTACGACGTCTCAACCGATGTAGTCAAGCAGGGAGGCAAGAGGAGGGGGGCTAACATGGGCATCCTGCACGACTGGCACCCCGACCTCTACAACCCGGACTACGACCCCTGGAAAGCCCTGGCCTCCACGCTGCCCCCGCAGGTGAGCGCGATACTAGAACAGTACAGAAAGACCTTAGAGCAGCTTGAGAAGGACGGTTACTATGAGGTTGATAAAACGGCCCTCGAGGCGCTGACAAGGCTAACCTCAGGCTGGCAGAGCCCTGAGGAGGCCGGCTTCATACAGGCCAAGAGGGCGCCCATGCAGGATGCCTTCCTGACTAACTTCAACATAAGCGTCGGAACGCACGACGCGTTCATGGAGGCTGTCATAAACGGCCAGGAGTGGTGGATGGTAAACCCAAGGTACAGTGATGAGGGTGATGGAATCTACAGGCTGCACTACTCAGTCTCTAGGGCCACGGGCGAGGGAAGGGCCCTAAGGGTGCTCAGGGAAAGCAGGATAGAGACCCCCTACATGAACGTGTTTGAGGAAGTCGTTGAGAGGGCAAAGTCAAGGATACCTAAGGACATGGACACTTCAAGGAGAAACCCGCACGGCTGGCACTACCCTGCCAGGAGGCTGTGGGAGGAGATTGTAAGGGGTGCCTGGGAGGGCGGAGACCCAGGCATGATATTCCTTGACAACCACAACAAGTGGGTCCCAACTCCATGGCTTGGGGCCGTGGCGGCCACCAACCCGTGCGGCGAGGAGCCGCTGTACCCCTATGAGAGCTGTAACCTGGGGTCCCTCAGCCTTGACAAGTACATCAGGGACGGCAAGTTTGACCTGGACTCCTTCGCCAAGGACGTAGACCTAGCCGTTGATGGCCTTGACGCAGTAATAGATTACAACAGGCAGCCGGACCAGAGGCAGGACTTAGTCAACAAGTTCACAAGGAAGGTAGGCCTTGGAATAATGGGACTTGCTAACGCCCTGGCTAAGCTCAACATTCCGTATGACAGCGAGGAGGCAGTGGCGTTCACCATGATAGCTATGGCAATGATAGAGGCCGAGGCCTGGAAGAGGAGCTGGGAGCTCGGCTCTAGGCTAGGCCACGCCCCAGCGTTTGAATGCAGGAAGTTCGACTGGAAGGAGCTGAAGTGCGTGGAGAAGGCCGACCCAGAGGAGATGGTGAACCTGCTGACTCCAGCGCTGCTGAAGGCCGCTGAGGTGGCGAGCATAAGGGATGGCTACCTGACCGTTAAATACCATGATGTGAAGCTCAGCGATTACATAATGAGCCAGCTGGAGGGCGAAAGCGCGAGGAGGGTCTCCGCCGACGGCTCCGTGAAGCTGCTGAAGCTTGAGGCCCTGGAGAGGGTCCTGAGGGACGTGTTCGGCGTAACAGAGGAGACCCTCTCAGAGGCCGAGAGGATGAGGCCCCAGGAGCTGGCCGCGAGCCCAAGGCATATGTTAGCCATGGCCATATATGATCCGGCCAGGCTCTGGAATGCCCTGAAGGATTACGGCAGGTCCCTGGGGGCCAGGGCGCCGAGGCACACCGCAGTGAACACCACCGCGCCGACGGGCACCATCTCTATAATAGCTGGCACTACGAGCGGCATAGAGCCATACTTTGCCCTGGTGTACCTCAGGAGAGTTACAATAGGAGAGCTCTGGGAGGTTGTGAGGGAGTTCAGGGACAGGCTATACTCTGCTATAGCTGAGGCAGGGGCCCCTGCCGAGCTAGGAGAGAAGCTGCTTGAGGCGATATCAAGGCATAAGGGCAGCCTAAGGTGGGCGCTGGAGGACGTTGAGAAGGCCATAAGGGACGCCCAGCTGCAGGAGGTTGACGGGAAGATAGTTAAGGCCAACTGGGATGCCGAGAAGCTAATATCGAGGATTAAGGAGCTGGCCAAACTCTTCGCCACCAGCATGGACTTCGACGTGTGGTACCACATAGCCCACCAGGCGGCGGCCCAGCTCTACACGGACCAGGCCATAAGCAAAACCGTGAACCTGCCCAAGGATGCCAGCGTGAACGCCGTGGCAACGGCCTACTTAACCGCGTGGCTCACGGGCCTCAAGGGGGTCACAGTCTACAGGGATGAAAGCAAGGGCGTACAGGTCATCTACTTCGGCGGACAGCAGCGCGAGCTCAACAGGGTTCCAGTGAAGCTGCTCAAGAAGCCAAGCATGAGGATGGCGCTAATAAAGAGATCCATGAATGCTGAGGAGGCCTTAGCCGACGAGAAGTTGGGCGGCCTCTTCAAGATAAAGAAGGACAGCAACATTGTGGAAGTTGAGTCTGATGAAAACAGCACATGTAAGACCTGCAACCTCTGA
- a CDS encoding DEAD/DEAH box helicase: MGSSIDMLNPKLRAAIASLGYRGLLPIQEKAIPVILTGNNTLVISPTGSGKTEAAVFPVVSMMLERFTPGDGTVKAIYITPLRALNRDVTLRISRIVESIGFTISLRHGDSTSTIRRRFLQSPPDFMVTTPESLNLLLTVAKGRDLWSSVSFVIVDEIQEMLDNKRGAELSVVLERLEEASRSRIQRVGLSATLSEKSKREAASLLAFNRPVNIVEDKGERRYVITVDVVRGKGQDEFQEAARRIAEIGERESGSVLVFTNTRSVAEKLASLIGNIVGDDNIAVHHGSLSRSVRETAEAKFREGKVKLMVATSSMELGIDIGSVNHVVQFMSPREVIAMTQRAGRSGHVFGGTSRATIVTFDNVFEVLESTSIARRTEKGELEDLGFPRSPLDVLAHQMTAMLVEGSADNIRRVHEIVARAAPLAHVSLDDVRKVAEHLDSVKVIRFDPETGEIKRSRRTFKYLYEVSMIPDEINFKVYDLSSTNLVGEVSERFVEVAMLTSGSTKFRFTLAGKVWEVVNIDYDSERIDAKPVGEAEGAIPIWEGELIPVSSKVAREVCSILSFSMMEPEKGLELLKSKGIDEETANRIVRVAEESRKTWGTVLTYSEPVVEESKGVSILYACLGSKGNLMLALLISKALESRMKVWFDYIPYAIVFSSPSGVPAEAIKDALEKLKSLDQAELVAMSYDAVRSTPLYIARFLQVAKKLGVIDPDARISLEQGRKAMEAYRGSIVDEETLKEIAFDKLDPLAVHEFLSNLREVHVASSSAPSPLFKEVINNPYLRRELATNIKEVAIDYIAEGLRRAALSKEALFLCTACGNAWRARVSDIGDSIRCPRCGAMMVAPLPATEWGEEAAAKYAAWRRGSLKKPNNDERKLIKEVQERAILYINYASQGLGRYVIEALMTSGVGPRAAKKVMQEYFKGGEQAFYKALLKAKEEYLVYKKFIDNNAGSKREQPQGHGYF; this comes from the coding sequence TTGGGGAGCTCCATAGACATGCTTAACCCCAAGCTGAGGGCGGCCATAGCATCCCTCGGCTACAGAGGCCTTCTTCCTATACAAGAAAAGGCCATACCCGTGATATTAACGGGCAACAACACCCTGGTTATCTCCCCAACGGGCAGTGGCAAGACTGAGGCCGCTGTCTTTCCAGTCGTGTCCATGATGCTTGAGCGCTTCACGCCGGGCGATGGCACCGTTAAGGCCATCTACATAACCCCGCTTAGAGCGCTTAACAGGGACGTAACTCTGAGGATCTCTAGGATCGTCGAATCCATCGGCTTCACGATATCACTTCGTCACGGTGACTCGACGAGCACCATAAGGAGGAGGTTCCTGCAGAGCCCCCCTGACTTCATGGTGACCACGCCTGAGAGCCTCAACCTGCTACTGACGGTTGCTAAGGGCAGGGACCTCTGGTCGTCAGTCTCCTTTGTCATAGTTGACGAGATTCAGGAGATGCTTGACAATAAGAGGGGGGCTGAGCTCTCCGTGGTGTTGGAGAGGCTTGAAGAGGCTTCCAGGAGCAGGATCCAGAGGGTCGGCCTTTCCGCGACGCTCTCCGAGAAGTCTAAGAGGGAGGCTGCGTCGCTCCTGGCCTTCAACAGGCCAGTCAACATAGTTGAGGACAAGGGGGAGAGAAGGTATGTAATTACTGTGGATGTAGTAAGGGGCAAGGGCCAGGACGAGTTCCAGGAGGCCGCCAGGAGAATAGCTGAGATAGGTGAAAGGGAGAGCGGCTCGGTGCTTGTCTTCACAAACACGAGGTCTGTGGCAGAGAAGCTGGCATCACTCATAGGAAACATTGTTGGCGATGACAACATAGCTGTACACCACGGAAGCCTGTCCAGGAGCGTGAGGGAGACGGCAGAGGCCAAGTTCAGGGAGGGCAAGGTAAAGCTAATGGTCGCTACCTCAAGCATGGAGCTTGGCATAGACATCGGGTCCGTTAACCACGTTGTTCAGTTCATGTCACCAAGGGAGGTAATAGCTATGACCCAGAGGGCGGGGAGGTCCGGCCACGTCTTCGGGGGGACGAGCAGGGCCACGATAGTTACTTTCGACAACGTCTTTGAGGTCCTGGAGTCCACCTCAATAGCAAGGAGGACCGAGAAGGGCGAACTCGAGGACCTCGGCTTCCCGCGCAGCCCACTTGATGTGTTAGCCCACCAGATGACCGCCATGCTAGTTGAGGGGTCAGCGGACAACATCAGGAGAGTGCATGAGATAGTCGCAAGGGCCGCGCCGCTAGCCCACGTGTCCCTTGATGACGTTAGGAAGGTGGCCGAGCACCTGGACTCCGTGAAGGTTATTAGGTTCGACCCCGAGACAGGGGAAATTAAGAGGTCGAGAAGGACCTTTAAGTACCTCTACGAAGTTTCAATGATACCCGATGAGATAAACTTCAAGGTTTACGACTTATCCTCCACGAACCTCGTTGGCGAGGTCAGTGAAAGGTTCGTGGAGGTCGCAATGCTAACCAGCGGGAGCACGAAGTTCCGCTTCACCCTGGCCGGGAAGGTGTGGGAGGTCGTTAACATAGACTATGACAGCGAGAGGATAGACGCTAAGCCAGTTGGTGAGGCTGAGGGCGCAATACCCATATGGGAAGGGGAGCTCATACCAGTTAGCTCAAAGGTTGCCAGGGAGGTCTGCAGCATACTGAGCTTCTCGATGATGGAGCCTGAGAAGGGCCTTGAGCTGCTGAAGTCCAAAGGCATTGATGAGGAGACCGCCAACAGAATTGTGAGGGTCGCTGAGGAGAGCCGCAAAACGTGGGGCACGGTACTGACGTATAGCGAGCCCGTAGTGGAGGAGTCGAAGGGGGTCAGCATACTTTACGCCTGCCTCGGAAGCAAGGGCAACCTGATGCTCGCGCTCCTCATATCTAAGGCCCTGGAGAGCAGGATGAAGGTCTGGTTCGACTACATACCTTACGCCATAGTGTTCTCGTCGCCATCAGGCGTCCCCGCGGAGGCGATAAAGGACGCCCTTGAGAAGCTCAAGTCGCTTGACCAGGCGGAGCTCGTGGCCATGAGCTATGACGCCGTCAGGTCAACGCCCCTCTACATAGCTAGGTTCCTGCAGGTCGCTAAGAAGCTAGGCGTGATTGACCCTGACGCCAGGATCTCGCTGGAGCAGGGCAGGAAGGCCATGGAAGCCTACAGGGGCTCAATAGTCGACGAGGAGACCCTGAAGGAGATAGCCTTTGATAAGCTGGACCCTCTGGCAGTTCATGAATTCCTCTCAAACCTCAGGGAGGTCCACGTGGCGAGCTCCTCAGCCCCCTCGCCGCTCTTCAAGGAGGTCATAAATAACCCCTACCTTAGGAGGGAGCTGGCCACTAACATAAAGGAGGTGGCAATAGACTACATAGCTGAGGGCCTCAGGAGGGCCGCGCTTTCAAAGGAGGCGCTGTTCCTCTGCACCGCCTGCGGCAACGCCTGGAGGGCCAGGGTCTCTGACATAGGTGATTCCATCAGGTGCCCCAGGTGCGGCGCCATGATGGTTGCCCCCCTGCCCGCCACTGAGTGGGGGGAGGAGGCCGCCGCAAAGTACGCCGCCTGGAGAAGAGGATCCCTCAAGAAGCCCAACAACGACGAGAGGAAGCTGATAAAGGAGGTCCAGGAGAGGGCAATACTTTACATAAACTACGCGTCACAGGGCCTTGGCAGGTACGTGATCGAGGCCCTAATGACCTCTGGTGTTGGCCCAAGGGCTGCTAAGAAGGTCATGCAGGAATACTTCAAGGGAGGAGAGCAGGCGTTTTACAAGGCCCTGCTCAAGGCCAAGGAGGAGTATCTTGTCTACAAGAAGTTCATAGATAATAACGCTGGGAGCAAAAGGGAGCAGCCTCAAGGTCACGGCTATTTTTAA